Proteins from a single region of Pseudomonas marvdashtae:
- a CDS encoding MetQ/NlpA family ABC transporter substrate-binding protein: MTKHLLTLPFKALALALGLFSSALFAADAPLKIGTTAAFAIPLEAAVEEAGKQGLKVELVEFSDWIAPNVSLASGDIDVNYFQHIPFLENAKAAAGFDLVPFAPGIINNVGLYSKRYKSFDELPEGASIAIANDPINSGRGLQLLAKAGLIQLKPDVGYKATEDDIIANPKKLKILQVEAVQLVRAYEDADLVQGYPAYIRLANTFDATSALLFDGLDHKEYVIQFVIQPKNKNDPRLIKFVDIYQHSPAVRAALDKAHGKLYQAGWES, encoded by the coding sequence ATGACCAAGCACCTCCTGACCCTGCCATTCAAAGCACTGGCCCTGGCCCTCGGCCTGTTCAGCTCAGCTCTCTTTGCGGCTGATGCTCCGTTGAAAATTGGCACCACCGCCGCCTTCGCCATCCCGCTGGAGGCCGCTGTCGAAGAGGCGGGCAAACAAGGCCTGAAGGTCGAACTGGTGGAGTTCAGCGACTGGATCGCACCCAACGTCAGCCTCGCTTCCGGCGACATCGACGTGAATTACTTCCAGCACATCCCTTTCCTGGAAAACGCCAAGGCCGCCGCCGGATTCGATCTGGTGCCGTTCGCGCCGGGGATCATCAACAACGTGGGGCTCTATTCGAAACGCTACAAAAGCTTCGACGAGCTGCCCGAGGGCGCGAGCATTGCCATTGCCAACGACCCGATCAACAGCGGGCGCGGCTTGCAACTGCTGGCCAAGGCCGGGCTGATCCAGCTCAAGCCGGACGTGGGCTACAAGGCCACCGAAGACGACATCATCGCCAACCCCAAGAAGCTCAAGATTCTGCAAGTCGAGGCCGTGCAACTGGTGCGCGCCTATGAAGATGCCGACCTGGTGCAGGGCTATCCGGCCTACATCCGGTTGGCAAACACCTTCGATGCCACGTCCGCCCTGCTGTTCGACGGCCTCGACCACAAGGAATATGTGATCCAGTTCGTGATCCAACCCAAGAACAAAAACGATCCTCGGCTGATCAAGTTCGTCGACATCTACCAGCACTCCCCCGCCGTGCGCGCGGCCCTGGACAAGGCCCACGGCAAGCTCTATCAAGCCGGTTGGGAAAGCTGA
- a CDS encoding LLM class flavin-dependent oxidoreductase: MAHGKKKILLNAFNMNCIGHINHGLWTHPQDTSTQFNTIEYWTGLAQLLERGLFDGLFIADIVGVYDVYQQSVDITLKESIQSPVNDPLLLVSAMAAVTKNLGFGLTANLTYEPPYLFARRMSTLDHLTRGRVGWNIVTGYLDSAAKAMGLAAQVEHDRRYDQADEYLQVLYKLWEGSWEDDAVINNRQQRIYAQPEKVHKVSHRGEFYQVEGYHLCEPSPQRTPVLFQAGSSERGLQFAGRHAECVFISGQNKAATKAQVDKVRTSAVAAGRHPEDIKVFMGLNVIVGQTEAAAWAKHAEYLSYASAEAGVAHFCASTGIDFSEYALDEPIQYVKSNAIQSATKTLQNNDWTRRKLLEQHALGGRYITVVGSPAQVADELESWIAETGLDGFNLTRIVTPESYVDFIDLVIPELQRRGSYKTEYDDGTLRAKLFQGGARLPEQHTGSTYRHS, from the coding sequence ATGGCCCACGGCAAAAAGAAGATCCTGCTCAACGCGTTCAATATGAACTGCATCGGGCATATCAATCACGGCCTGTGGACCCACCCCCAGGACACGTCTACCCAATTCAATACGATTGAATACTGGACCGGGCTCGCGCAGTTGCTCGAGCGCGGATTGTTCGACGGGCTGTTCATCGCCGACATCGTCGGGGTCTACGACGTCTATCAGCAATCGGTGGATATCACGCTCAAAGAGTCGATCCAGTCGCCAGTCAACGACCCGTTGCTGCTGGTCTCGGCGATGGCAGCGGTTACGAAGAACCTGGGCTTCGGCCTCACCGCGAACCTCACCTATGAACCGCCCTATCTGTTCGCCCGACGCATGAGCACACTGGACCACCTGACTCGCGGCCGGGTTGGCTGGAACATCGTCACCGGTTACCTGGACAGCGCCGCCAAGGCCATGGGCCTGGCCGCCCAGGTCGAGCACGACCGTCGCTACGACCAGGCCGACGAATACCTGCAGGTGCTTTACAAATTGTGGGAAGGCAGCTGGGAAGACGACGCGGTGATCAATAATCGCCAGCAACGGATCTACGCCCAGCCGGAGAAAGTGCACAAGGTCAGCCACCGGGGTGAGTTCTATCAGGTCGAGGGCTATCACCTCTGCGAACCGTCCCCGCAACGCACACCGGTGCTGTTCCAGGCCGGCAGTTCCGAGCGCGGCTTGCAGTTCGCCGGGCGCCATGCCGAGTGCGTGTTCATCAGCGGCCAGAACAAAGCCGCGACCAAGGCCCAAGTCGACAAAGTCCGCACCAGCGCCGTCGCGGCTGGGCGACATCCCGAGGACATCAAGGTGTTCATGGGCCTGAACGTGATCGTCGGGCAGACCGAAGCCGCCGCCTGGGCCAAACATGCCGAGTACTTGAGCTATGCCAGCGCCGAGGCCGGCGTCGCGCACTTTTGCGCGTCGACGGGCATCGATTTTTCCGAGTACGCGTTGGACGAACCGATCCAGTACGTCAAGAGCAATGCCATCCAGTCCGCTACCAAGACCCTGCAGAACAACGACTGGACCCGACGCAAACTGCTGGAGCAACACGCCTTGGGCGGTCGCTACATCACCGTGGTCGGTTCGCCCGCGCAGGTGGCCGACGAGCTGGAATCGTGGATCGCCGAGACCGGCCTCGACGGCTTCAACCTGACCCGAATCGTCACGCCCGAGAGCTATGTGGACTTCATTGACCTGGTGATTCCCGAGCTGCAGCGACGCGGCTCGTACAAGACCGAATACGACGACGGCACGCTGCGCGCAAAGCTCTTTCAGGGAGGCGCCCGATTGCCCGAACAACACACCGGCTCCACCTACCGGCACTCTTAA
- a CDS encoding SfnB family sulfur acquisition oxidoreductase, translated as MTLSQHVAVITSDEQALIVASDLADDFKRDSALRDRERRLPYPELEAFSRSGLWGISVPKAHGGAGVSNVTLAKVIALIAQADGSLGQIPQNHFYALEVLRVNGSEAQKQRLYAEVLAGQRFGNALAELGTKTAHDRTTQLRRDGEGYRINGRKFYATGAIYAQRIPTSVVDEHGVQQLAFVPRNSKGLTVIDDWSGFGQRTTGSGSVVFEDVQVAAADVVPFQSAFERPTPVGPLAQILHAAIDTGIARAAYEDAMHFVRNKTRPWIDATSDVATQDPHTLKSFGQLSIRLHAAEALLERAGEFLDLAQADTNAETVAAASIAVAEARAISTEISLSAGSTLFELAGSQATLAEHGLDRHWRNARVHTLHDPVRWKYHAVGNFYLNDENPPLRGTI; from the coding sequence ATGACGCTTTCCCAACACGTCGCGGTAATCACCAGCGATGAACAAGCCCTGATCGTGGCCAGCGACCTGGCCGATGACTTCAAGCGCGACAGCGCCCTGCGCGACCGCGAACGTCGCCTGCCATACCCGGAATTGGAGGCTTTCTCCCGCTCCGGCCTGTGGGGCATCAGCGTGCCCAAGGCCCACGGCGGTGCGGGCGTATCCAACGTCACGCTGGCCAAGGTCATTGCACTGATCGCCCAGGCTGACGGCTCGCTTGGGCAGATCCCGCAAAACCATTTCTATGCGCTGGAGGTGTTGCGGGTAAACGGCAGCGAAGCGCAAAAACAACGCCTGTATGCCGAAGTCCTGGCCGGCCAACGTTTTGGCAATGCGTTGGCGGAGCTCGGAACCAAGACCGCCCACGACCGCACCACGCAATTGCGTCGCGACGGTGAAGGCTACCGGATCAATGGTCGCAAGTTCTACGCCACCGGGGCGATCTATGCGCAGCGCATTCCGACCTCGGTGGTGGATGAGCACGGCGTGCAGCAATTGGCATTCGTCCCGCGCAACAGCAAAGGCCTGACCGTGATCGACGACTGGAGCGGTTTCGGCCAGCGCACCACGGGCAGCGGCTCGGTGGTGTTTGAAGATGTACAGGTCGCCGCCGCAGACGTCGTGCCGTTCCAGAGCGCCTTCGAACGCCCTACACCGGTAGGCCCGCTGGCGCAGATTCTCCATGCGGCCATCGACACCGGCATTGCCCGCGCCGCCTATGAAGACGCCATGCATTTTGTCCGCAACAAAACCCGCCCGTGGATCGACGCCACCAGCGACGTCGCCACCCAGGACCCGCACACCCTCAAGAGCTTCGGCCAACTGAGCATTCGCCTGCATGCCGCCGAAGCCCTGCTGGAACGCGCCGGTGAATTTCTCGACCTGGCCCAGGCCGATACGAACGCCGAAACGGTGGCGGCAGCCTCGATCGCGGTGGCCGAAGCCCGGGCCATCAGCACCGAAATCTCGCTGTCCGCCGGCAGCACGCTGTTCGAACTGGCCGGCAGCCAGGCGACCCTCGCCGAACACGGCCTGGATCGCCACTGGCGCAACGCTCGGGTGCACACCTTGCACGACCCGGTGCGCTGGAAATACCACGCGGTCGGCAATTTCTACCTCAACGATGAAAACCCGCCGCTGCGAGGGACCATCTGA
- a CDS encoding SfnB family sulfur acquisition oxidoreductase, with translation MSDLAQAKVQSDQDIAPLLLPAQVLRTDAEAIKAAHELAQVARQQAARRDQQRKLPWSEIEQFTRSGLGSIAVPREYGGPQVSAVTVAEVFAIISTADPALGQIPQNQFGVLQLILATGTERQKKILLQSVLEGWRIGNAGPERGTRNTLELKARITGDGDGFVINGQKFYSTGALFAHWVAVKALDDEGRQVLAFVRRGTPGLRIVDDWSGFGQRTTASGTVLLNNVRVDAELVLANWRINDTPNEQGAFSQLIQAAIDVGIARGAIDDAIAFVRERARPWIDAKVERASDDLYVIADVGRLKIELHAAEALLRKAGQVLDQVNTAPITAQSAAHASIAVAEAKVLATEVALHASEKLFELAGSRATLAEFNLDRHWRNARVHTLHDPVRWKYHAVGDYRLNGTLPARHSWI, from the coding sequence ATGTCCGATCTGGCGCAAGCAAAGGTCCAGAGCGACCAAGACATTGCTCCCTTGTTATTGCCGGCACAGGTCCTGCGCACCGACGCCGAAGCCATCAAGGCCGCCCATGAACTGGCACAGGTCGCCCGACAGCAGGCCGCGCGTCGCGACCAGCAGCGTAAACTTCCCTGGTCAGAAATCGAACAGTTCACCCGCAGCGGGCTCGGCAGCATTGCCGTTCCTCGCGAATATGGCGGTCCGCAAGTTTCCGCCGTCACCGTCGCCGAGGTGTTCGCGATCATTTCCACGGCTGACCCGGCCCTCGGTCAAATTCCCCAGAACCAGTTCGGCGTGCTCCAGCTAATTCTCGCCACAGGCACCGAACGGCAGAAAAAAATTCTCCTCCAGAGCGTGCTCGAAGGCTGGCGCATCGGCAACGCCGGGCCGGAGCGTGGCACTCGCAACACCCTGGAACTCAAGGCGCGGATCACCGGCGACGGTGACGGCTTTGTCATCAATGGGCAGAAGTTCTACTCCACTGGCGCGCTGTTCGCCCATTGGGTCGCGGTCAAGGCATTGGACGACGAGGGTCGCCAGGTATTGGCGTTCGTTCGACGCGGTACACCAGGTCTGCGGATTGTCGATGACTGGTCGGGCTTCGGCCAGCGGACCACGGCCAGCGGCACCGTGCTGCTGAACAATGTGCGGGTCGATGCCGAGCTGGTGCTGGCCAACTGGCGCATCAACGACACGCCGAATGAACAAGGCGCGTTCTCCCAACTGATCCAGGCCGCTATCGACGTAGGTATCGCCCGGGGCGCGATTGATGATGCGATCGCCTTCGTTCGCGAACGCGCCCGGCCGTGGATCGACGCCAAGGTCGAGCGCGCCAGCGATGATCTTTATGTCATCGCCGACGTCGGCCGGTTGAAGATCGAACTGCACGCCGCCGAAGCGTTGCTGCGCAAGGCTGGGCAGGTACTGGACCAGGTCAACACCGCGCCGATTACCGCTCAGTCCGCCGCCCACGCGTCGATAGCCGTGGCCGAAGCCAAGGTGCTGGCGACTGAGGTCGCCCTGCACGCCAGCGAAAAACTCTTCGAGCTGGCCGGCAGCCGCGCCACCCTTGCCGAATTCAATCTCGATCGCCACTGGCGCAACGCGCGGGTCCACACCCTGCACGACCCGGTGCGCTGGAAGTATCACGCAGTCGGCGACTATCGCCTGAACGGCACCTTGCCGGCCCGACATTCCTGGATCTGA
- the tcyN gene encoding L-cystine ABC transporter ATP-binding protein TcyN: protein MIVVEKLTKQFKGQVVLNGIDLRIEEGEVVAIIGPSGSGKTTFLRCLNFLEEPTSGRIKVGDIEIDGSRPLNQQQGLVRRLRQQVGFVFQNFNLFPHRTALENVTEGPLVVKKTPRADAEALGRKLLAKVGLAGKEDAYPRRLSGGQQQRVAIARALAMEPAVILFDEPTSALDPELVGEVLATIRGLAEEKRTMVIVTHEMGFARDVANRVVFFDKGVIVEQGEAKALFEAPKEERTRQFLSKFLSAGHGAQ from the coding sequence ATGATTGTCGTGGAAAAACTGACAAAGCAATTCAAGGGTCAGGTGGTGCTCAACGGCATCGACCTGAGGATTGAAGAAGGCGAAGTGGTAGCGATCATCGGCCCCAGCGGATCGGGCAAGACGACGTTCCTGCGCTGCCTGAATTTCCTCGAAGAACCCACCAGCGGACGGATCAAGGTGGGCGATATCGAGATCGATGGCAGTCGCCCGCTGAACCAGCAGCAAGGGCTGGTCCGTCGTTTGCGCCAGCAGGTGGGCTTCGTGTTCCAGAATTTCAATCTGTTTCCCCATCGCACCGCACTGGAAAACGTCACAGAAGGTCCGCTGGTGGTGAAAAAGACCCCGCGGGCCGACGCTGAAGCCCTGGGCCGCAAGCTACTGGCCAAGGTCGGCCTGGCCGGCAAGGAAGACGCATATCCCAGGCGCCTGTCCGGTGGTCAGCAACAGCGCGTGGCTATCGCCCGGGCGCTGGCGATGGAACCTGCAGTGATCCTCTTCGACGAGCCAACCTCGGCCCTCGATCCGGAACTGGTGGGTGAAGTGCTGGCAACCATCCGGGGCCTGGCCGAAGAAAAACGCACCATGGTCATCGTGACTCACGAGATGGGCTTCGCCCGGGATGTAGCCAATCGCGTGGTGTTCTTCGACAAAGGCGTAATTGTTGAGCAAGGTGAAGCCAAGGCGTTGTTCGAAGCTCCGAAAGAAGAGCGCACTCGGCAGTTTCTCAGCAAGTTCCTCTCGGCTGGACATGGCGCGCAGTAA
- the tcyL gene encoding cystine ABC transporter permease translates to MEAALQLALDSAPFLLKGAYYTVILSLGGMFFGLLLGFGLALMRLSRFKLVNWIARIYVSFFRGTPLLVQLFVIYYGLPQLGIELDLLPAALIGFSLNMAAYACEILRAAISSIERGQWEAAASIGMTRAQTLRRAILPQAARTALPPLGNSFISLVKDTALAATIQVPELFRQAQLITARTFEIFTMYLAAALIYWVLATVLSHLQNVLEARVNRHDQES, encoded by the coding sequence ATGGAAGCAGCTCTTCAACTCGCACTGGATTCCGCGCCCTTTCTGCTCAAGGGCGCGTACTACACGGTCATCCTCAGCCTGGGCGGGATGTTCTTCGGCTTGTTGCTGGGGTTCGGCCTGGCGCTGATGCGTCTGTCGCGTTTCAAGTTGGTGAACTGGATCGCGCGTATCTACGTGTCGTTCTTTCGCGGCACGCCGTTGCTGGTGCAGTTGTTTGTGATTTATTACGGACTTCCGCAACTGGGCATCGAGCTGGATCTGCTGCCGGCGGCCCTGATCGGTTTCTCGCTGAACATGGCGGCCTATGCGTGTGAAATCCTGCGGGCCGCCATCAGTTCCATCGAGCGCGGTCAGTGGGAAGCGGCGGCCAGTATCGGCATGACCCGTGCCCAGACACTGCGCCGGGCCATCCTGCCGCAAGCCGCACGCACGGCGCTGCCACCGTTGGGCAACAGCTTCATTTCCCTGGTCAAGGACACCGCCCTGGCGGCGACCATCCAGGTACCGGAACTGTTCCGCCAGGCGCAGCTGATCACTGCTCGCACCTTCGAAATCTTCACCATGTACCTTGCCGCCGCGCTGATCTACTGGGTTCTTGCCACCGTGCTTTCGCACCTGCAGAACGTATTGGAAGCCCGGGTCAATCGGCACGACCAGGAGTCCTGA
- the tcyJ gene encoding cystine ABC transporter substrate-binding protein, whose product MNFSALRRNLLVGSLGLALSAGLLGQAVAGEQLQKIKDAGEIKIGLEGTYPPFSFVDDGGKLTGFEVEFSEALAKELGVKVKLQTTPWAGILAALESKRLDAVVNQVTISEERKKKYDFSEPYTVSGIQALVLTKKADELNIKKAADLDGKKVGVGLGTNYEQWVKAEVPGAQVKTYDDDPTKFQDLRVGRIDTILIDRLAALEYAKKAKDTTVTSEAFSRQESGIALRKGEPELLAAVNKAIEKLRADGTLKKLSEKYFSADVTQ is encoded by the coding sequence ATGAATTTTTCCGCATTACGTCGCAACCTGCTGGTAGGTTCGCTGGGCCTGGCACTGAGCGCCGGTCTGCTGGGGCAGGCGGTTGCCGGTGAGCAACTGCAAAAAATCAAGGATGCCGGCGAGATCAAGATCGGCTTGGAAGGCACTTATCCACCGTTCAGTTTCGTGGATGATGGCGGCAAGCTGACCGGCTTCGAAGTGGAGTTTTCCGAAGCCCTGGCCAAGGAGCTGGGTGTGAAGGTCAAGCTGCAGACCACCCCATGGGCGGGCATTCTCGCGGCGTTGGAATCCAAGCGTCTGGACGCCGTGGTCAACCAAGTGACCATCTCCGAAGAACGTAAGAAAAAATACGATTTCTCCGAGCCGTACACCGTCTCCGGGATTCAAGCGCTGGTACTGACCAAAAAAGCCGATGAGCTGAACATCAAGAAAGCTGCCGACCTGGACGGTAAAAAAGTCGGCGTGGGCCTGGGCACCAACTACGAACAGTGGGTGAAAGCCGAAGTACCGGGCGCGCAAGTCAAAACCTATGACGATGACCCCACCAAATTTCAGGACCTGCGCGTCGGCCGCATCGATACCATCCTGATCGACCGTCTGGCCGCGCTGGAATACGCCAAGAAGGCCAAGGACACCACCGTCACCAGCGAAGCGTTTTCTCGCCAGGAGTCGGGTATTGCCCTGCGCAAAGGCGAGCCTGAGCTGTTGGCAGCCGTGAACAAAGCCATCGAAAAACTGCGCGCCGACGGTACGCTGAAGAAGCTCTCGGAAAAATACTTCAGCGCTGACGTCACCCAATAA
- a CDS encoding D-cysteine desulfhydrase, translating to MIKEQLSRFSRLDLLGHPTPLEKLDRLSRWLGRDIYVKRDDLTPLALGGNKLRKLEYLAADALAQGADTLITAGAIQSNHVRQTAALAAKLGLGCVALLENPIGTEDSNYLGNGNRLLLELFDAKVELVDNLDNADEQLQALAGRLRSNGKKPYLVPIGGSNALGALGYVRAGLELAEQIKDTGIEFAAVVLASGSAGTHSGLALALSETLPTLAVVGVTVSRSEEDQFPKVQGLAERTAALLGVALPEAFKVNLWDEYFGPRYGEPNAGTLAAVKLLASQEGLLLDPVYTGKAMAGLLDGLGRDRFDDGPIIFLHTGGAPALFAYDSALGA from the coding sequence ATGATCAAAGAACAGTTGTCTCGCTTCAGTCGTCTCGACCTGCTCGGCCATCCGACACCGCTGGAAAAACTTGACCGCCTCTCCCGTTGGCTCGGCCGGGACATCTACGTCAAGCGCGACGACCTGACGCCCCTGGCACTCGGTGGCAACAAACTGCGCAAGCTCGAATACCTGGCCGCCGACGCATTGGCCCAAGGTGCCGACACGCTCATCACCGCCGGCGCGATCCAGTCCAACCACGTCCGCCAGACCGCAGCCCTGGCCGCGAAGCTCGGCCTGGGTTGCGTCGCCCTGCTGGAAAACCCCATCGGCACCGAGGACAGCAATTACCTGGGCAACGGCAATCGGCTGTTGCTTGAGCTGTTCGACGCTAAAGTCGAGCTGGTGGACAACCTGGACAATGCCGACGAACAGCTGCAGGCGCTCGCCGGCCGCCTGCGCAGCAACGGGAAAAAGCCCTACCTGGTGCCGATTGGCGGCTCGAACGCGTTGGGCGCGTTGGGGTATGTGCGCGCTGGCCTGGAGTTGGCCGAACAGATCAAGGACACCGGCATCGAATTCGCCGCCGTGGTGCTGGCCTCGGGCAGCGCCGGTACCCACAGCGGCCTGGCGCTGGCCTTGAGCGAAACCCTGCCCACGCTTGCGGTCGTTGGTGTAACAGTGTCCCGTAGCGAGGAGGACCAGTTTCCGAAGGTCCAGGGCCTGGCCGAGCGCACGGCAGCGTTGCTCGGAGTCGCCCTTCCGGAGGCGTTCAAAGTGAATCTATGGGACGAGTATTTCGGTCCCCGCTACGGCGAACCGAACGCCGGCACGTTGGCGGCGGTCAAGCTGCTGGCCAGCCAGGAAGGCCTTCTGCTCGATCCGGTCTACACCGGCAAGGCCATGGCCGGCCTGCTCGATGGCCTGGGTCGCGACCGCTTTGACGACGGTCCGATCATCTTCCTGCACACCGGCGGCGCGCCAGCGTTGTTTGCCTATGACTCGGCGCTAGGGGCTTGA